Proteins encoded by one window of Dokdonella sp.:
- a CDS encoding uroporphyrinogen-III synthase encodes MTNLHLPLAGATVIITRPTLTADASVRTARRLGALVVRLPGLGLRATEDRATAAAGLRRARKADAWIFTSPAAVHFAFALAPELRPSRATRVFAVGAGTARALGRHGIGAIHPSHCHDSDGLLALDILAAPHGWQIAVIDAPGGRDAIAPTLRERGAAVERLHVYRRTAPRLDRRHFARLAAAPLPWISLVSSGEALGHLAAALPAALASRWRGQALVVSSRRLATQALELGFGDVHVARSALPTDLFGCAGMVLARHRI; translated from the coding sequence ATGACCAACCTCCACCTGCCCCTCGCCGGCGCGACTGTCATCATCACGCGCCCGACCCTGACCGCCGACGCCAGCGTGCGCACGGCACGGCGGCTCGGTGCGCTGGTCGTGCGCCTGCCGGGACTCGGTCTGCGCGCAACCGAGGATCGCGCCACGGCGGCTGCAGGGCTGCGCCGCGCACGCAAGGCGGATGCCTGGATCTTCACCAGTCCGGCCGCCGTGCACTTCGCCTTCGCCCTCGCTCCGGAACTGCGTCCGAGTCGGGCGACACGTGTGTTCGCCGTCGGCGCCGGCACCGCGCGCGCGCTCGGCCGCCATGGCATCGGTGCCATCCATCCGTCGCATTGCCACGACAGTGACGGCCTGCTCGCACTCGACATCCTTGCCGCGCCGCATGGCTGGCAGATCGCCGTCATCGACGCACCGGGCGGGCGCGACGCCATCGCACCGACCCTGCGCGAACGTGGCGCCGCAGTCGAGCGCCTGCACGTCTACCGACGAACCGCGCCGCGCCTCGACCGCCGTCACTTCGCCCGGCTCGCCGCCGCGCCGCTGCCGTGGATCAGCCTGGTTTCGAGCGGCGAGGCGCTCGGTCATCTCGCTGCGGCCCTGCCCGCTGCTCTGGCCAGCCGCTGGCGTGGGCAGGCCTTGGTGGTCAGCAGCCGACGCCTTGCCACCCAGGCCCTGGAGCTGGGGTTCGGCGATGTCCATGTCGCTCGCTCGGCCCTGCCGACCGACCTGTTCGGCTGCGCCGGTATGGTTCTCGCGCGTCATCGCATTTGA
- a CDS encoding peptidoglycan DD-metalloendopeptidase family protein — MSIRLCSIALFTALPALAADRPPSTPAGGEGFTRESLAHDHEMPAFMRANIELGIAENVARLTREGLLAAPDTSVLVSNLQWPLRARAGYADPDYHGISNFVDLDPAFPNQLLDYQCGTRSYDLSSGYNHPGIDYFLWPFAWRMMDAEVIEVVAAAPGTIIQKIDGWNDRSCTNNYSDSWNAVYVQHGDGTVAWYGHMKLGSLTAKPIGASVAAGEYLGLVASSGFSTGPHLHFELRSSNGAGATIFEPHSGTCRAGASLWANQRPYWDSGINKLATHSAPPSFAVSCPNPGQETPNLSNRFRPGIDNFHVAAYYRDQLNGAQTTFRLRRGNTVTSTWQHTNNGDYAAAYWYWSWTPLPASTMPGVWIVEATFNGRTYYHEYMVGDDIIFASSFGG, encoded by the coding sequence ATGTCCATCCGCCTCTGCTCGATCGCCCTGTTCACCGCCCTGCCGGCGCTGGCCGCTGATCGGCCGCCATCCACACCCGCTGGTGGCGAAGGCTTCACGCGCGAATCACTCGCCCACGACCATGAAATGCCGGCCTTCATGCGCGCCAACATCGAACTCGGCATCGCCGAGAACGTCGCGCGGCTGACCCGCGAAGGCCTGCTCGCCGCCCCGGACACGAGCGTGCTGGTCAGCAACCTGCAATGGCCGCTGCGCGCTCGTGCCGGCTACGCCGACCCCGACTATCACGGCATCTCGAACTTCGTCGACCTCGACCCGGCGTTTCCGAACCAGTTGCTCGACTACCAGTGCGGCACGCGCTCGTACGACCTTTCAAGCGGCTACAACCATCCCGGCATCGACTATTTCCTCTGGCCGTTCGCCTGGCGGATGATGGACGCGGAAGTCATCGAGGTGGTCGCCGCCGCGCCCGGCACGATCATCCAGAAGATCGACGGCTGGAACGACCGCAGCTGCACGAACAACTATTCCGACAGCTGGAACGCCGTCTACGTGCAGCACGGCGACGGCACCGTGGCGTGGTACGGCCACATGAAGTTGGGCAGCCTGACCGCGAAGCCGATCGGCGCCAGCGTGGCCGCCGGCGAATACCTCGGCCTGGTCGCCAGTTCCGGTTTCTCCACCGGCCCGCATCTGCATTTCGAGCTGCGCAGCTCGAACGGTGCCGGCGCGACGATCTTCGAACCGCACAGCGGCACCTGCCGCGCCGGTGCCAGCCTGTGGGCGAACCAGCGCCCGTACTGGGACAGCGGCATCAACAAGCTGGCCACCCACTCGGCGCCGCCGAGTTTCGCCGTCAGTTGCCCGAATCCCGGCCAGGAAACGCCGAATCTCAGCAACCGCTTCCGGCCGGGCATCGACAACTTCCACGTCGCCGCCTATTACCGCGACCAGCTCAATGGCGCACAGACGACCTTCCGCCTGCGCCGCGGCAACACCGTGACCTCGACCTGGCAGCACACCAACAATGGCGACTACGCGGCCGCTTACTGGTACTGGTCATGGACGCCGCTGCCGGCGAGCACCATGCCCGGCGTGTGGATCGTCGAGGCCACCTTCAACGGGCGCACCTACTACCATGAGTACATGGTCGGCGACGACATCATCTTCGCAAGCTCGTTCGGCGGCTGA
- a CDS encoding rhodanese-like domain-containing protein yields the protein MSEFLSRLPEFIGNHPILSFAFIGVLVALVASEFVRLTRGYRLLTPAGLTQLINRENALLFDVSSIQDYEKGHIPGSRHVAMSQFDPESKELAKVRELPVAIVCRSGQTAGMAAKRLVKAGFSQVYSLDGGVRAWTEAQMPLAKGRATG from the coding sequence GTGTCCGAATTCCTCAGCCGCCTGCCCGAGTTCATCGGCAACCATCCGATCCTTTCGTTCGCCTTCATCGGCGTGCTGGTCGCCCTCGTCGCCAGCGAGTTCGTGCGCCTGACGCGCGGCTACCGCCTGTTGACCCCGGCCGGCCTGACCCAGCTCATCAACCGCGAGAACGCGCTGCTGTTCGACGTGTCGAGCATCCAGGACTACGAGAAGGGCCACATTCCCGGCTCGCGTCACGTTGCCATGAGCCAGTTCGACCCGGAGAGCAAGGAACTTGCCAAGGTCCGCGAGTTGCCGGTGGCCATCGTCTGCCGCAGCGGCCAGACCGCAGGCATGGCGGCCAAGCGCCTGGTCAAGGCCGGCTTCAGCCAGGTGTATTCGCTCGACGGTGGCGTGCGTGCCTGGACCGAGGCGCAGATGCCGCTGGCCAAGGGCCGCGCCACCGGCTGA
- a CDS encoding YbhB/YbcL family Raf kinase inhibitor-like protein: protein MHIRSQSFHDMQPIPSEFAFGKPGPDGEPCVLSTNRNPHLAWTDVPAGTRAFALSCIDPDVPSVGDDVNQVGRHVRADLPRVEFVHWLMVDIPAECRELGAGRCSDGIVARGKREPVGPNGSRQGLNDYTGWFAGDADMGGSYLGYDGPCPPWNDERLHHYHFCVYALDVPTLGLEPGFTLADFRRAIDGHVLAEARIVGTYTLNAALRR, encoded by the coding sequence ATGCACATCCGCAGCCAGAGCTTCCACGACATGCAGCCGATTCCGTCGGAATTTGCCTTCGGCAAGCCGGGGCCGGACGGTGAACCCTGCGTACTGTCGACGAACCGCAATCCACACCTCGCCTGGACCGACGTACCGGCAGGCACGCGTGCGTTCGCGCTGAGCTGCATCGATCCCGACGTGCCGAGCGTGGGCGACGATGTCAACCAGGTTGGCCGCCACGTACGCGCCGACCTGCCGCGCGTGGAGTTCGTGCACTGGCTGATGGTCGACATCCCGGCAGAGTGTCGCGAGCTGGGAGCCGGCCGTTGCAGCGACGGCATCGTTGCGCGCGGCAAGCGTGAGCCGGTCGGGCCGAACGGCTCGCGCCAAGGCCTGAACGACTACACCGGTTGGTTCGCCGGCGATGCAGACATGGGAGGGAGTTACCTCGGTTACGACGGTCCCTGCCCGCCGTGGAATGACGAGCGCCTGCACCACTATCACTTCTGTGTTTACGCGCTTGACGTGCCGACGCTCGGTCTCGAACCCGGCTTTACGCTCGCCGACTTCCGCCGTGCGATCGATGGCCACGTGCTCGCCGAGGCGCGGATCGTAGGCACCTACACGCTCAATGCGGCCTTGCGCCGCTGA
- a CDS encoding aspartyl/asparaginyl beta-hydroxylase domain-containing protein: protein MGTAPAMTATLLAQARTAVRDGRGADAERLYAAVLANSPDSVEALQHLGMRAFAAGRLDEAERQLARARALAADEAQVVANHGLVLRGQGRLDEALVALRDAIRIEPDFFIARLQLGFVLEELGRTREAVAAFFGAVTTAQRQGRWLNAQTTAPPMRPLVEHAIRVIDEGRARLFTELLEPLQAKHGADALRRVTKCLSIWLGTLPADYPDPRQKPLFLYLPDLPTVPWFERSLFPWYAPLEERAPEILGELEAVLGNEAVFEPFLKFQPGRSTEEHLSGTRGTPHWDAYFFYRHGRRYDDNCARCPVTAAALDAVPLVRLRGHAPECLYSKLTPGSHIRPHHGVTNTRVVTHLPLIVPGNGALRVGGDDHAWQFGRCITFDDTFLHEAWNHSEHTRVVVLMDTWNPYMTAAEIEAFSTLVLAIRDFSEDAKLADPMKDRAHGG, encoded by the coding sequence GTGGGCACTGCGCCGGCGATGACCGCAACCCTGCTTGCACAGGCGCGCACCGCGGTGCGCGATGGTCGCGGCGCCGATGCCGAGAGGCTGTACGCCGCCGTGCTGGCCAACTCGCCCGATTCGGTCGAGGCATTGCAGCACCTCGGCATGCGTGCCTTCGCCGCAGGTCGGCTCGACGAGGCCGAGCGCCAGCTCGCACGTGCGCGTGCATTGGCCGCGGACGAGGCGCAGGTTGTCGCCAACCACGGCCTGGTACTGCGTGGCCAGGGTCGCCTCGACGAGGCCTTGGTCGCCCTGCGCGACGCCATCCGCATCGAGCCTGATTTCTTCATCGCACGCCTGCAACTCGGTTTCGTGCTCGAGGAGCTCGGACGCACGCGCGAGGCCGTTGCGGCTTTCTTCGGCGCGGTAACCACCGCGCAGCGCCAGGGGCGCTGGCTCAACGCGCAGACAACGGCGCCGCCGATGCGTCCGCTGGTCGAGCACGCGATTCGCGTGATCGACGAGGGTCGCGCCCGCCTGTTCACCGAGCTGCTCGAGCCCTTGCAGGCGAAACACGGTGCTGACGCATTGCGCCGGGTGACGAAATGCCTGTCGATCTGGCTCGGCACGCTGCCGGCCGACTATCCGGACCCACGCCAGAAGCCACTGTTCCTGTACCTCCCGGATCTACCAACCGTGCCCTGGTTCGAGCGCTCGCTGTTTCCGTGGTATGCGCCGCTCGAAGAACGCGCGCCGGAGATCCTCGGTGAACTCGAAGCCGTGCTCGGCAACGAAGCCGTGTTCGAGCCCTTCCTCAAGTTCCAGCCCGGACGCTCAACCGAGGAGCATCTGAGCGGCACGCGCGGCACGCCGCACTGGGATGCCTATTTCTTCTATCGCCATGGCCGCCGCTACGACGACAACTGCGCACGCTGCCCGGTCACGGCAGCGGCACTCGACGCAGTGCCGCTCGTTCGCCTGCGCGGCCACGCGCCGGAGTGCCTGTACTCCAAGCTCACGCCGGGCTCGCATATCCGCCCGCACCATGGTGTCACCAACACGCGCGTGGTCACGCATCTTCCGCTGATCGTGCCTGGCAATGGCGCCCTGCGTGTCGGTGGCGACGATCACGCCTGGCAGTTCGGCCGCTGCATCACCTTCGACGATACCTTCCTGCACGAAGCCTGGAACCACAGCGAGCACACGCGCGTGGTCGTCCTGATGGACACCTGGAACCCCTACATGACCGCCGCCGAGATCGAGGCGTTCAGCACGCTCGTGCTGGCGATCCGTGATTTCTCCGAAGACGCGAAGCTGGCCGATCCGATGAAGGATCGGGCGCATGGTGGTTGA
- a CDS encoding uroporphyrinogen-III C-methyltransferase codes for MENDTRAELPAPTQRSEGSSDVRPATPPRRGGARGLLFVIVVLAVAATAFWWLRETREQGAQQAGVLDARVEALASSGEQLKREVESLRARLADAESINRSLREELLGAAERARAVEDAVAHLADQRLTGRDALALNEAEFLLQIATERLRLFHDAAAAITAYRLADSALAAAEDPLFASVRQTIGAEIAALEAAQSLRVQPTLDALANLRARLVNLPSRANGLAAPAVDPPESRFARVFGQFVRVSRTDAQPTFEVRDAAITRSLAALDLRAAEAALFARDAEAFTAALVRARGGVTAAFDTDAEAVRNVLGEIDRLAATPMAPQLPELGSALGELRNLRTLRALSREVPPPVQDSSR; via the coding sequence ATGGAAAACGACACCCGCGCGGAGCTGCCGGCGCCGACCCAGCGCAGCGAAGGATCGTCCGACGTCCGTCCCGCAACGCCACCCCGCCGCGGTGGCGCGCGAGGTCTCCTGTTCGTCATCGTCGTGCTGGCCGTGGCCGCTACGGCGTTCTGGTGGCTGCGCGAGACACGCGAGCAGGGCGCACAGCAGGCCGGCGTGCTCGATGCGCGCGTCGAAGCGCTCGCCAGCAGCGGCGAGCAGCTCAAGCGCGAGGTCGAATCGTTGCGCGCACGTCTCGCCGATGCCGAGTCGATCAACCGCAGCCTGCGCGAGGAACTGCTCGGTGCGGCGGAGCGTGCGCGCGCGGTCGAGGATGCAGTCGCCCATCTCGCCGACCAGCGCCTGACCGGCCGCGACGCACTCGCCCTGAACGAAGCCGAGTTCCTGCTCCAGATCGCCACCGAACGTCTGCGCCTGTTCCACGACGCCGCGGCCGCGATCACCGCCTACCGACTTGCCGACAGCGCGCTCGCCGCCGCCGAGGATCCCCTGTTCGCTTCGGTGCGCCAGACCATCGGTGCCGAGATTGCCGCACTCGAAGCCGCGCAGTCCCTGCGTGTCCAGCCCACGCTCGACGCATTGGCCAACCTGCGCGCCCGCCTCGTCAACCTGCCGTCACGAGCGAATGGCTTGGCCGCGCCGGCCGTCGACCCGCCCGAGTCGCGTTTCGCACGCGTGTTCGGCCAGTTCGTGCGCGTCAGCCGCACCGATGCGCAACCGACCTTCGAGGTGCGTGATGCCGCGATCACGCGTTCGCTCGCCGCGCTCGACCTGCGCGCCGCGGAAGCCGCGCTGTTCGCGCGCGACGCCGAAGCCTTCACTGCTGCACTCGTGCGGGCACGTGGCGGGGTCACCGCCGCCTTCGACACTGATGCCGAAGCGGTGCGCAACGTGCTCGGCGAGATCGATCGCCTCGCCGCCACGCCGATGGCGCCGCAACTGCCCGAACTCGGCAGCGCGCTCGGCGAGCTGCGCAACCTGCGTACCTTGCGCGCGCTTTCGCGTGAGGTGCCGCCGCCGGTACAGGATTCGTCACGGTGA
- a CDS encoding NAD(P)H-dependent glycerol-3-phosphate dehydrogenase, with translation MKTSTPVAVLGAGSWGTALAVLLARNGVPTTLWGRSAQAVVDMATVRANSRYLPEMPFPEGLQVTAAIEACVRDAAIVLVSVPSHAFRDLVDEIAPWVAPEAGIAWATKGFDPGSGRFLHELVAERLPQHPAAVVTGPSFAREVAQGLPTALTVHSANAEFAQRVASLLHAPNFRAYTGTDVLGAELGGAMKNVLAVATGVADGMQLGLNARAGLITRGMNEILRLGTALGARAETLMGLAGLGDLVLTCTGDLSRNRRLGLALGRGVPLPQAVAEIGQVVESIVTVDEVVRLARRVGIELPIAEQVQRVLHEEITPVEGLQILMAREQKPEYPEEICTLR, from the coding sequence ATGAAGACCTCGACGCCGGTCGCGGTTCTCGGCGCCGGTTCCTGGGGCACGGCGCTGGCCGTGCTCCTCGCCCGCAACGGCGTGCCGACCACGTTATGGGGGCGTTCCGCGCAGGCCGTGGTCGACATGGCCACGGTGCGGGCGAACTCGCGCTACCTGCCGGAGATGCCGTTCCCGGAGGGCCTGCAGGTCACCGCCGCGATCGAAGCCTGCGTACGCGATGCCGCGATCGTGCTGGTGTCGGTGCCGAGCCATGCTTTTCGCGACCTCGTCGACGAGATCGCGCCATGGGTCGCACCGGAGGCAGGCATTGCCTGGGCGACCAAGGGTTTCGATCCGGGCTCCGGGCGTTTCCTGCATGAACTGGTTGCCGAACGCCTGCCGCAGCATCCGGCGGCCGTGGTCACCGGCCCCTCGTTCGCGCGTGAAGTCGCCCAGGGTCTGCCGACCGCGTTGACAGTGCACTCGGCCAACGCGGAGTTCGCGCAACGTGTCGCCAGCCTGTTGCACGCGCCGAATTTCCGTGCCTATACCGGCACCGACGTGCTCGGCGCCGAGCTCGGCGGCGCCATGAAGAACGTGCTCGCCGTCGCCACTGGCGTTGCCGACGGCATGCAACTCGGTCTCAACGCGCGCGCCGGACTGATCACGCGCGGCATGAACGAGATCCTGCGCCTCGGCACCGCGCTTGGCGCGCGTGCGGAAACCCTGATGGGCCTGGCTGGTCTCGGCGACCTGGTCCTGACCTGCACAGGTGACCTCTCGCGTAACCGTCGCCTCGGCCTTGCGCTTGGCCGCGGCGTGCCATTGCCGCAGGCCGTCGCCGAAATCGGTCAGGTCGTCGAGAGCATCGTCACCGTCGACGAAGTCGTACGTCTCGCCCGCCGCGTCGGTATCGAACTGCCGATCGCCGAGCAGGTGCAGCGCGTGCTGCACGAGGAAATCACCCCGGTCGAAGGTTTGCAGATCCTGATGGCCCGGGAGCAGAAACCCGAGTACCCCGAGGAGATCTGCACGCTGCGGTGA
- a CDS encoding SulP family inorganic anion transporter, with translation MSRSSPMHGPPASPTPGWRLYVPKLVTVLRQGYHARDLRRDLLAGLTVAIVALPLSMALAIASGASPAVGLHTAIVAGFLISALGGSRVQIGGPTAAFIPVVFNVIDRFGYDGLVIATLMAAAMLVLAGLLRLGTLMKYMPQPVITGFTAGIAVSIFTSQIKDALGLDIDKLPAEFFARWEAYFAHIGSLAPAAAGVAFATLALLVALRRWRPNWPAFLIAVIVASLAVLAFNIPVDTIATRFGGIPTTLPTFHLPQFEVARLAELLPASFTIAFLAGVESLLSAVVADGMIGGRHRSNGELVAQGVANAASAMVGGLPATGAIVRTATNVRAGGRTPVAGMAHAMFILLFVLFLAPLANYVPLPAMAALLLMVAWNMSEIERIRHLLHAPRGDLAVFVVTFLLTVMFDLTVAVEVGVVLAAFLFMHRMSEVVALESDHALIEEDAEESAADLASDQRVDLPAGVEAYRVSGPLFFAVANRLDDVLRAVGAPPRVFILRMRLVPMIDASGIDAIRNLVERCRRHDTRLIVSGLQRQPREALARMGVRDDGDSLRFARDFPAALDLARRMLG, from the coding sequence ATGAGCCGTTCCTCGCCGATGCATGGTCCGCCGGCATCGCCGACGCCGGGCTGGCGGCTGTACGTGCCGAAGCTCGTCACCGTGCTGCGCCAGGGTTACCACGCGCGCGATCTGCGTCGCGACCTCCTCGCCGGCCTGACCGTCGCCATCGTCGCCCTGCCGCTGTCGATGGCACTGGCGATTGCCTCGGGCGCGTCGCCGGCGGTCGGCCTGCACACAGCGATCGTCGCCGGATTCCTGATTTCCGCGCTTGGTGGCTCGCGCGTGCAGATCGGCGGCCCGACCGCGGCCTTCATCCCGGTCGTGTTCAATGTCATCGACCGTTTCGGCTATGACGGCCTCGTCATCGCCACCCTGATGGCAGCGGCGATGCTCGTGCTGGCCGGTCTGCTGCGTCTCGGCACGTTGATGAAGTACATGCCGCAGCCGGTCATCACTGGTTTCACCGCCGGCATCGCGGTGAGCATCTTCACCAGCCAGATCAAGGACGCGCTCGGTCTCGACATCGACAAGCTGCCGGCCGAGTTCTTCGCACGCTGGGAGGCCTATTTCGCGCACATCGGCAGTCTCGCGCCGGCGGCGGCCGGTGTCGCTTTCGCCACGCTCGCCCTGCTGGTGGCACTGCGGCGCTGGCGGCCGAACTGGCCGGCCTTCCTCATCGCCGTGATCGTCGCCTCGCTGGCCGTGCTCGCCTTCAACATACCGGTCGACACGATTGCGACGCGCTTCGGCGGCATCCCGACGACCCTGCCGACGTTCCATCTGCCGCAATTCGAAGTCGCGCGCCTTGCCGAGCTGCTGCCGGCCTCGTTCACGATTGCCTTCCTCGCGGGTGTCGAATCGCTGCTGTCGGCTGTGGTCGCCGACGGCATGATCGGCGGGCGCCACCGCTCCAACGGTGAACTGGTTGCGCAAGGCGTCGCCAATGCCGCCTCAGCCATGGTCGGGGGTCTGCCGGCGACCGGTGCGATCGTGCGCACCGCGACCAATGTGCGTGCCGGCGGGCGCACGCCGGTGGCGGGCATGGCGCACGCCATGTTCATCCTGCTGTTCGTGTTGTTCCTCGCGCCCCTGGCGAACTACGTGCCGCTGCCGGCAATGGCCGCGCTGCTGCTGATGGTCGCCTGGAACATGAGCGAGATCGAGCGCATCCGTCACCTGCTGCACGCACCACGCGGTGATCTCGCGGTATTCGTCGTCACCTTCCTGCTGACCGTGATGTTCGATCTCACCGTCGCCGTGGAAGTCGGCGTGGTACTCGCGGCCTTCCTGTTCATGCACCGCATGAGCGAAGTCGTCGCGCTCGAATCCGATCATGCACTGATCGAGGAGGACGCCGAGGAAAGCGCCGCCGACCTCGCCAGCGACCAGCGTGTCGACCTGCCGGCTGGGGTCGAGGCCTATCGGGTGTCCGGGCCGCTGTTCTTCGCCGTTGCCAACCGCCTCGACGACGTGCTGCGCGCGGTCGGCGCGCCGCCGCGCGTGTTCATCCTGCGCATGCGCCTGGTGCCGATGATCGACGCCTCCGGCATCGATGCGATCAGGAACCTCGTCGAGCGCTGCCGTCGTCACGACACGCGCCTGATCGTCAGCGGCCTGCAACGGCAGCCACGCGAGGCGTTGGCGCGCATGGGTGTGCGCGACGATGGCGACAGCCTGCGCTTCGCGCGAGATTTCCCTGCCGCGCTCGACCTCGCCCGCAGGATGCTCGGCTAG
- a CDS encoding heme biosynthesis HemY N-terminal domain-containing protein, whose amino-acid sequence MKTWVVILLLLAVAVAAAFGWQWLAADPGYVLVRVRGLSIETSLVFALVALLFTWGALSLGWRLLRWPLRAWGRAQRRRGRERLAGGLAAFAEGRYLQAERDLAKAAKQPALRGPALLALARAAHARGEDERASSALDEAALEAEPAALAQRAKFLVERGRHLDALALLKPKVATGALPPVGWRVLIEAALAAGDTQTAYDALAPLGKSQSLASSTFADLEVRVLAAHLSAAPSAARLNTLWGSATRAQRRHPVTIAAFARRSAAFGQMLAAMDEIEAAQRREWSEALARVYGELGPAELPTRTQHAEHWLAIAPNSPALLTTLGILCRDQQLWGKAIQYLDRATALDAGALAWEALGNAHAGKGDESLANRCYANALRINRGETAIPLAQRAAGPVDTHALIVEERDQHGVPRLPRAG is encoded by the coding sequence GTGAAGACCTGGGTCGTCATCCTGCTGTTGCTTGCGGTTGCCGTCGCTGCGGCCTTTGGCTGGCAATGGCTCGCCGCTGATCCCGGCTACGTGCTCGTGCGCGTGCGCGGCCTGTCAATCGAAACCAGCCTCGTGTTTGCCCTGGTCGCCCTGCTCTTCACCTGGGGCGCGCTGAGCCTGGGCTGGCGCTTGCTGCGATGGCCGCTGCGCGCCTGGGGTCGCGCGCAGCGGCGGCGTGGCCGCGAACGCCTCGCCGGCGGCCTTGCCGCATTCGCCGAAGGGCGCTACCTGCAGGCCGAACGCGATCTCGCCAAGGCTGCGAAGCAGCCCGCCCTGCGCGGCCCGGCCCTGCTCGCATTGGCACGTGCGGCGCATGCGCGTGGCGAGGACGAGCGTGCGTCAAGCGCGCTCGACGAAGCCGCACTCGAAGCCGAACCGGCCGCACTCGCGCAACGCGCGAAGTTCCTCGTTGAGCGCGGACGTCACCTCGACGCGCTGGCCTTGCTCAAGCCGAAAGTCGCAACCGGTGCGCTACCGCCGGTTGGCTGGCGCGTGCTGATCGAGGCCGCCCTCGCCGCAGGTGATACCCAGACCGCCTACGATGCGCTGGCGCCGCTCGGCAAGTCGCAATCACTGGCTTCGAGCACGTTCGCCGACCTCGAGGTGCGCGTCCTCGCCGCGCACCTCTCCGCTGCGCCGAGCGCGGCACGCCTCAACACGCTGTGGGGCTCCGCCACGCGCGCACAGCGTCGCCATCCCGTCACCATTGCCGCATTCGCGCGTCGCTCGGCGGCATTCGGCCAGATGCTTGCTGCCATGGACGAGATCGAAGCCGCACAGCGCCGCGAATGGAGCGAAGCCCTCGCCCGCGTCTACGGCGAACTCGGTCCTGCCGAACTGCCGACGCGCACACAGCATGCCGAACACTGGTTGGCGATTGCACCGAACAGTCCGGCCCTGCTGACCACCCTCGGCATTCTCTGCCGCGACCAGCAACTCTGGGGTAAGGCAATCCAGTACCTCGATCGCGCCACTGCGCTTGATGCCGGCGCCCTCGCCTGGGAGGCCCTCGGCAACGCGCACGCCGGCAAGGGCGATGAATCCCTTGCCAACCGGTGCTACGCCAACGCCCTGCGCATCAACCGTGGCGAAACCGCGATCCCGCTCGCGCAGCGCGCCGCCGGCCCGGTCGACACGCATGCGCTGATCGTCGAGGAACGCGACCAGCACGGCGTGCCAAGGTTGCCGAGAGCGGGCTGA
- a CDS encoding YiiD C-terminal domain-containing protein codes for MTESKDLREALERALLADIPLARAMGLRISAWDRTTLAISAPLAPNINDKGCVFGGSLAGVMTLAGWSLVHLAADDARIDCDIYVQDSTIRYLLPVWNDFTATASLDADESFSAFLETLRVRGKARVSVRVVVADDSGNPACTLHARFVALAKATIPSGVTTDAAESGITTPA; via the coding sequence GTGACCGAGAGCAAAGACCTGCGTGAGGCGCTGGAGCGCGCGCTGCTGGCCGACATCCCGCTGGCGCGGGCGATGGGCCTGCGCATCAGCGCCTGGGATCGGACGACGCTGGCAATCAGTGCGCCGCTCGCCCCAAACATCAATGACAAGGGTTGCGTCTTCGGTGGCAGCCTGGCCGGCGTGATGACCCTGGCCGGCTGGTCGTTGGTCCATCTCGCCGCCGATGACGCGCGCATCGATTGCGACATCTATGTGCAGGACAGCACGATCCGCTACCTGTTGCCGGTGTGGAACGACTTCACCGCGACCGCCAGTCTCGACGCGGACGAATCCTTCTCCGCCTTCCTCGAAACGTTGCGCGTGCGTGGCAAGGCGCGCGTCAGCGTGCGCGTGGTGGTTGCCGATGACAGCGGCAACCCGGCCTGCACGCTGCACGCGCGCTTCGTCGCATTGGCCAAAGCGACCATTCCTTCCGGCGTGACGACCGATGCGGCAGAATCGGGCATCACCACGCCTGCCTGA
- the secB gene encoding protein-export chaperone SecB, which translates to MAENTPANGAATGPVENAAQLNLQKIYTKDLSFEVPNAPQVFQSQGQPNVELNLSQRVNTLAPSVFEVVLSVTVTCKLEEGTAYLAEVHQAGIFGVSGFEPAAQEAVLATYCPNVLFPYARQVVSDLVQAGGFPPLLLQPINFDAIYAEQMRRRAEAPAAGQALNS; encoded by the coding sequence ATGGCAGAGAACACCCCAGCGAACGGCGCCGCCACCGGCCCGGTCGAGAACGCCGCCCAGCTCAACCTGCAGAAGATCTATACCAAGGATCTCTCGTTCGAGGTGCCGAACGCGCCGCAGGTGTTCCAGTCGCAGGGTCAGCCAAACGTCGAGCTCAACCTGAGCCAGCGCGTCAACACGCTGGCCCCTTCGGTGTTCGAGGTGGTGCTCAGCGTGACCGTCACCTGCAAGCTCGAGGAGGGCACGGCCTACCTCGCCGAGGTGCACCAGGCCGGCATCTTCGGCGTCTCCGGTTTCGAACCGGCCGCACAGGAAGCCGTGCTCGCCACGTACTGCCCGAACGTGCTGTTCCCGTATGCGCGCCAGGTCGTCTCCGATCTCGTCCAGGCCGGCGGTTTCCCGCCGCTGCTGCTGCAGCCGATCAATTTCGACGCCATCTACGCCGAGCAGATGCGCCGGCGTGCCGAAGCGCCGGCAGCCGGTCAGGCACTCAATTCCTGA